A segment of the Acidobacteriota bacterium genome:
GCCGTCTGAAACCCAGGGTGGCGCCGCCGTCTCGCTGGCGCTCGCCGGGGCTGACCCTGGGCTGGCGAATGGCTCCCCTTCAGGGAGCTTGTGCTTGACTTTCAACACAGTCGCTGCCTGCCCTCCGCGGCAAGGCTCAAGTCCGGGCTCGCTGAAGGCGAGCGATTCGATTAGCCCAGGGTGCAGCCCGCGGCAAGCGAAGCGCAGCAAGGGCGAAACCCTGGGTACGGTGGTTCACCCCACAAGCTAGAATGCAGCATGGTTCAAGTCAAGAATCCTGTGGCGGCGCAGCATTAGCGCAGCGTGTCAGAAGTTTTGAGCCAGCCTGTCGCGTCATCCCACGCCTTCAGCGTTCTGACCTTTGCCGTCTGAAACCCAGGGTGGCGCCGCCGTCTCGCTGGCGCTCGCCGGGGCTGACCCTGGGCTAGCCAATCGCTCGCCTTCAGCGAGCCCGGACTTGACTTCTAACACAGTCGCTGGGCTGGGGAATCTGTCCCTGTCATGGACAAGAACGGAGGGCCCCGGCTCAGAATTCATGACGGGCAGCACTTGCCTTGACGCAGGGGTTTGACAGCATGGGATGAGAGGGTGAGAATCGGGCGCATGGGGACGGCGAAAAAAGAATGGCTAAAATAATGAGTGCTCCCAAGCATGGATTTTCACTCCTTCTCTTTCTCTTGCTTCTGGCCGCCTGCGGCGGGGAACGGCAGGCGGACGAGCGGCTGGCTCAGATCCTGATGCTGGAGGACAGCCGCAACGCCGACATGGAGCTGCTGGGTCCGCTGCTGCAAGACCAGGACCCCGCCATCCGCGCCCGGGCGGTGCTGGCTCTGGGACGCATCGGCTTGCTGGAGTTCCCCGACGACGCCTTCCGCGAAGAATTGGTGCGCCTGCTGCGCCAGGACGAGGACCCATCGGTGCGCGCCATGGCGGCTTTCGCGCTGGGCGAAGCGCAAGAGACAGACGCCCTCATGGCGCTGGTCGCCGCCTTCTCGGACAGCGACGAAGGGGTTCGCGAAATGGCCGTTGAGGCGGTCAGCAAGCTGAACGTCAAGGGCGCCGCCAGCGCCTTGCTCGACCGCTTGGAGGTGGAAGAGTCGGAGCAGGTGAAAAGGCGCATCCTGCTCACCTCCTGGCGTCTGGCCAACCCCTCCACTGCCCGCCGGGCCATCGAACTGCTGAGCGAGGATACGCCTCACCTGGGCCATGCCGTCTATCACCTGGCGCGCTTTCCGCGCGGCGACGAGCCCGAGCCTCCCTTTCAGGTGGACGGCCCCCTGCTGGCCCGGCTTCCCGACAAGCTGGAGGCTGAGGCCTCCGCCTACCTGGCCCGCCTGCTGAGGACGCAGATGGTGGCCGACCCCGATCCGCAGTTGCTGAGCCGGCTGCTGGCACACCCCGAGGCGGGAGTGCGCATCGAAGCCCTGCGCACGGCCGCCGCCCGCTCGCTGGTGGACGCGGCGGGCGCCATGCAGGGATTCGAGAGCGATGCGCCCCACGTCCTGCTGGAACGCCTGCAAGCCGCCGCCGCCTCCGAGGACGCCTCCACCCCCGAGAAGATCGAGCCCTGGCTCGCCCATGAGTCGCCGGCTCTGGCGTCCGCCGCTTTGACCAGCCTGCATGCGCTGGCTCCCGAAGGCGTGGAGGCCGACCTGCCGCGATACTTGCAGGACGGGCGTCCCCAGGTGCGGGCGGCGGCTGTGTCGCTCTTTCCCGCCGGCGATGGAGATGCCCTGGCGGAACAGCTCGACAAGGCGCTGGACGATCCCCATCCGTTGGTGCGCAATGCCGCCGTTCAGCGCTGGCAGTCCTGGGACCGTCCGCGGGCCACTCAACGCTTGCTTGAATTGCTGGGGCATCCCGACCCGGTGGTTAAGGCTCTGGCCGCAGGCGGACTGCGCCAGCGCGGCCCCCAACCCCATCTGGACGCTTTGGCGGCGGCTTACGGACGCCTGCGCGACGATCCCAACTTCGAAGCCAAGTCGGCCGTTCTGGGAGCGGTACAGGCGGCTCTCCCCGACGAGCAGGCCCTGCTCATCCTGCGTTCCGCCCTCGACGACCCCGACCGCAACGCCCGCGTCCAGGCGGCGGTGGCCCTCAAGGACGTCGACGGACCTTCGGTGCGCGACAAGATCGGCGTCCGCGACCTCGACCGCGATCTCGGTTTCTACCGCCGGGTGCTGGAGGTGCTGGAAGACCGAAAAGGCGCCCAGATCGAAACCAGTCGAGGACGCTTCAACATCCGCTTCTATCCTCAAGACGCTCCGCTGACCGTCTACAACTTCATCGCACTGGCGGAGAAGGGGTATTTCGAGGGCATCACTATCCATCGCGTGGTGCCCCATTTCGTGCTGCAGGCCGGATGTCCGCGGGGGGACGGATGGGGCGGTCCCGGATACGACATCCGCTGCGAGATCAATACCCGCCGCTACACCCGCGGCGCCGTGGGAATGGCGCTGGCCGGCAAAGACACCGGGGGCAGCCAGTGGTTCGCAGCCTACTCTCCCCAGCATCATCTGGACGGAGGCTACACCGTGTGGGCTCAGGTCGAGGGTGGGTGGGACGTTCTTGCAAGCATTCTGCCTGGGGACACCATTGTTGGGGTTAGCGTTGAGTGACGTCTCGGTGGCGAGCCGCTGTGAGGTGACAAGGGGTGCTGTGCCCATCGGCGACGCCCTCCTTAGCCTTGGCCAAAGAGGCCCGCAAGGATGTGCTTCCCACCCGGCCGGGGGACCGCTCGGTGGCCTGCCCCGCTTGGCCGTGTTGGGGCGTTGCCTGGATCGCCGCAAGGATGCGCCTCCCACCCGGCCAAGGTACCGCTCGGTGGCCTGCCCCCGCTTGGCCGTGGCGGGGCGATGGGCGAGTATGCTCCACCCGTACGCCTACTTGCCCTCGTAGGCCGCGCCTTCGATCCACCACTTTGGGGCGGGGGCGCCTTTGAGGAAG
Coding sequences within it:
- a CDS encoding HEAT repeat domain-containing protein, producing MSAPKHGFSLLLFLLLLAACGGERQADERLAQILMLEDSRNADMELLGPLLQDQDPAIRARAVLALGRIGLLEFPDDAFREELVRLLRQDEDPSVRAMAAFALGEAQETDALMALVAAFSDSDEGVREMAVEAVSKLNVKGAASALLDRLEVEESEQVKRRILLTSWRLANPSTARRAIELLSEDTPHLGHAVYHLARFPRGDEPEPPFQVDGPLLARLPDKLEAEASAYLARLLRTQMVADPDPQLLSRLLAHPEAGVRIEALRTAAARSLVDAAGAMQGFESDAPHVLLERLQAAAASEDASTPEKIEPWLAHESPALASAALTSLHALAPEGVEADLPRYLQDGRPQVRAAAVSLFPAGDGDALAEQLDKALDDPHPLVRNAAVQRWQSWDRPRATQRLLELLGHPDPVVKALAAGGLRQRGPQPHLDALAAAYGRLRDDPNFEAKSAVLGAVQAALPDEQALLILRSALDDPDRNARVQAAVALKDVDGPSVRDKIGVRDLDRDLGFYRRVLEVLEDRKGAQIETSRGRFNIRFYPQDAPLTVYNFIALAEKGYFEGITIHRVVPHFVLQAGCPRGDGWGGPGYDIRCEINTRRYTRGAVGMALAGKDTGGSQWFAAYSPQHHLDGGYTVWAQVEGGWDVLASILPGDTIVGVSVE